A single genomic interval of Deinococcus sp. HSC-46F16 harbors:
- a CDS encoding ABC transporter ATP-binding protein produces the protein MTPSTPAVTPPSRTLALSRRLFAYRPGLFAFNVGMWAVVYMAPALLTVAVSNLFGRLEDADRLRLAGDPITVPIAAAWVALGWFALVRLSRFGLFYGAFRGLIELLYTLDALMRRNLLNYLLTAQGSRRLPDTPAEAVSRFRDDVDDVAAYTEVWVDSLGIALYCVLAVVLMARVDPVITALVCTPLVLMIVFVGRLSPRIRAYRRRMREATARVTDFIGETFGAVSAVKLAAREEPMIAHFARLGETRRHSALRDVLLTELIRGVNVNMVNLAVGLVLLLGANQVRGGGMRVEDFVLFIGLLPRLTGSMGFFGDAIARHRRTGVSYDRMTRLLQDAPQDTLVDHHPVYLREEPPVQGQPASALPLEELRVEGLTAHHPDGTGVTDVSFTLRRGEFVVVTGRIGSGKTTLLRALLGLMPADGGRVLWNGEEVADPATFFVPPRSAYTGQLPNLFSDTLRENVLTGSDPERLNRAVRLAVLEPDLAQLPHGLDTQVGARGVKLSGGQMQRAAVARMLAAPADLLVFDDVSSALDARTEAELWDGLFRETDATCLVVSHRRAALTRADRILLLEHGRLTDEGTLEDLLPRSPEMRALWAEEGLEG, from the coding sequence ATGACCCCCAGCACGCCCGCCGTCACCCCTCCCTCCCGCACCCTCGCGCTCTCGCGGCGGCTCTTTGCGTACCGGCCCGGTCTGTTCGCCTTCAACGTGGGCATGTGGGCGGTGGTGTACATGGCCCCGGCGCTGCTCACGGTGGCGGTGAGCAATCTCTTCGGGCGGCTGGAGGACGCCGACCGGCTGCGGCTGGCGGGGGACCCCATCACGGTGCCCATTGCCGCCGCGTGGGTCGCGCTGGGGTGGTTCGCCCTGGTGCGGCTGAGCCGCTTCGGGCTGTTCTACGGGGCCTTCCGGGGGCTGATCGAGCTGCTGTACACGCTGGACGCGCTGATGCGGCGCAATCTGCTGAACTACCTCCTGACCGCGCAGGGCTCGCGCCGACTCCCCGATACCCCCGCCGAGGCGGTCAGCCGCTTCCGCGACGACGTGGACGACGTGGCCGCCTACACCGAGGTGTGGGTGGACAGCCTGGGCATCGCCCTGTACTGCGTGCTGGCGGTCGTGCTGATGGCGCGGGTGGACCCGGTGATCACCGCGCTGGTCTGCACACCGCTTGTGCTGATGATCGTGTTCGTCGGCCGCCTCTCGCCCCGCATCCGGGCCTACCGCCGCCGCATGCGCGAGGCGACCGCCCGCGTGACCGATTTTATCGGGGAGACGTTCGGGGCCGTCTCGGCGGTCAAACTCGCCGCCCGCGAGGAACCCATGATCGCCCACTTCGCCCGGCTGGGCGAGACGCGGCGGCACTCGGCCCTGCGCGACGTGCTGCTCACCGAGCTGATCCGGGGCGTGAACGTCAACATGGTCAACCTTGCGGTGGGGCTGGTGCTGCTGCTGGGGGCCAACCAGGTGCGCGGGGGTGGGATGCGGGTCGAAGACTTCGTCCTGTTCATTGGCCTGCTGCCGCGCCTGACCGGGAGCATGGGCTTTTTCGGGGACGCCATCGCCCGGCACCGCCGCACCGGGGTGAGTTACGACCGCATGACCCGGCTCCTGCAAGACGCGCCCCAGGACACCCTCGTGGATCACCACCCCGTCTACCTGCGGGAGGAGCCGCCCGTGCAGGGCCAGCCCGCATCTGCCCTCCCGCTGGAGGAACTGCGGGTCGAGGGCCTCACCGCCCACCACCCCGACGGCACGGGGGTCACCGACGTGAGCTTCACCCTGCGCCGGGGCGAGTTCGTGGTCGTCACCGGGCGCATCGGCAGCGGCAAAACCACCCTGCTGCGGGCGCTGCTGGGGCTGATGCCTGCGGACGGTGGGCGCGTCCTCTGGAACGGGGAGGAGGTTGCGGACCCTGCCACCTTCTTCGTGCCGCCGCGCAGCGCGTACACCGGGCAGCTTCCCAACCTCTTTTCCGACACGCTGCGCGAGAACGTGCTGACCGGCAGTGACCCCGAGCGCCTGAACCGCGCCGTGCGGCTGGCCGTACTGGAACCCGACCTCGCGCAGCTTCCGCACGGGCTGGACACCCAGGTCGGGGCACGCGGCGTCAAGCTCTCCGGCGGGCAGATGCAGCGGGCAGCGGTGGCCCGGATGCTCGCGGCGCCCGCCGATCTGCTCGTCTTCGACGACGTGTCCAGTGCGCTGGACGCCCGCACCGAAGCCGAGCTGTGGGACGGCCTCTTCCGCGAGACGGATGCGACGTGTCTGGTCGTCTCGCACCGCCGCGCGGCCCTGACGCGGGCCGACCGCATCCTGCTGCTGGAGCACGGCCGCCTGACGGATGAGGGGACGCTGGAAGACCTGCTCCCGCGCAGCCCCGAGATGCGGGCGCTGTGGGCGGAGGAGGGGCTGGAGGGGTGA
- the yqeK gene encoding bis(5'-nucleosyl)-tetraphosphatase (symmetrical) YqeK encodes MIAELKFPRHPLAELAGWDERVRLMVRPRRYEHVLRVAELACQIACANGLDEARAYAAGLLHDIARDLPDAELLRLAPPECAIDVGHPLALHGRAARTLLERWGYPDPVVLEAVEDHTTGPRGGNAVAACVYIADVSEPGRGVNADIRELALCDLGAALGQAIVSKVTYLQGRGIQVHPRTLRAYYALPEVRSPACDLPGVS; translated from the coding sequence ATGATCGCGGAGCTGAAGTTTCCCCGGCATCCCCTCGCCGAACTGGCGGGCTGGGATGAGCGGGTACGCCTGATGGTGCGGCCTCGGCGCTACGAGCATGTGCTGCGGGTGGCCGAACTCGCCTGCCAGATCGCCTGCGCCAACGGGCTGGACGAGGCGCGGGCCTACGCTGCCGGGCTGCTGCACGACATCGCCCGCGACCTACCCGACGCCGAACTGCTGCGCCTCGCGCCCCCCGAATGCGCCATCGATGTCGGCCATCCCCTCGCCCTGCACGGGCGGGCGGCCCGCACCCTGCTGGAGCGCTGGGGCTACCCCGACCCGGTGGTGCTGGAGGCCGTGGAGGACCACACGACCGGGCCGCGCGGGGGCAATGCGGTCGCCGCCTGCGTGTATATCGCCGACGTGTCCGAACCGGGCCGGGGCGTGAATGCCGACATTCGCGAACTCGCCCTGTGCGACCTGGGAGCGGCGCTGGGGCAGGCCATCGTGTCCAAGGTGACCTACCTCCAGGGCCGGGGCATTCAGGTGCATCCGCGCACCCTGCGGGCCTACTACGCGCTGCCGGAGGTGCGCTCTCCCGCCTGTGACCTGCCCGGCGTCTCATGA
- a CDS encoding CdaR family protein — translation MTGPERRWTPLRLWRRFLHNLLPKLLALGVALTLWFVATTDRRANVEQGYDVPVTVSDTTAERGAGERAVRDLNPPTVRVYLTGRPERLRELRGDSIEAVVDVTGVPEGSFTRPVTVQAPTGTILQRQVPERVQGFVDALVTRTLEVTLSVANPPENSLPRYEVAPAQATVSGPGRVVATVARVVNAPVSLGPGETREAPLIALGGRGEPVAGLTLTPATVTVRRVDSGEVPVKTLPVVLEDPPPGLRVTALSVQPSGVRVVADPALLARLREIEGEVPYRVGSYTAPVTLRLPAGAQALEEIRVRLTVQAAAPPAGEGDAP, via the coding sequence GTGACCGGGCCGGAGCGCCGCTGGACCCCGCTGCGGCTGTGGCGGCGCTTCCTGCATAACCTCCTGCCCAAGCTGCTCGCGCTGGGGGTGGCCCTGACCCTGTGGTTCGTGGCGACCACCGACCGCCGCGCCAACGTGGAGCAGGGCTACGACGTGCCCGTGACCGTCAGCGACACCACCGCCGAGCGCGGGGCGGGCGAGCGGGCGGTGCGCGACCTCAACCCGCCCACCGTGCGGGTGTACCTGACCGGGCGGCCCGAGCGGCTGCGCGAGCTGCGCGGCGACAGCATCGAGGCGGTGGTGGACGTGACCGGGGTGCCGGAGGGCAGCTTCACCCGCCCGGTCACGGTGCAGGCGCCCACAGGGACCATCCTTCAGCGGCAGGTGCCCGAGCGGGTGCAGGGTTTCGTGGACGCGCTGGTCACCCGCACGCTGGAGGTCACCCTTAGCGTGGCGAACCCTCCCGAGAACAGCCTTCCGCGCTACGAGGTGGCCCCCGCGCAGGCCACCGTCAGCGGACCGGGCCGGGTGGTCGCCACCGTGGCGCGGGTGGTCAACGCGCCCGTGTCGCTGGGGCCGGGCGAGACGCGCGAGGCGCCGCTGATCGCCCTGGGCGGGCGGGGCGAACCCGTCGCGGGCCTCACCCTGACCCCCGCGACCGTCACCGTGCGGCGGGTGGACAGCGGCGAGGTGCCCGTCAAGACCCTTCCTGTCGTGCTGGAGGACCCCCCGCCCGGCCTGCGGGTCACGGCCCTGAGCGTGCAGCCCAGCGGGGTGCGGGTGGTCGCCGACCCGGCCCTGCTGGCCCGGCTGCGGGAGATAGAGGGCGAAGTCCCCTACCGGGTGGGCAGCTATACGGCCCCCGTCACCCTGCGGCTGCCCGCCGGGGCACAGGCGCTGGAGGAGATCCGGGTGCGCCTCACCGTGCAGGCGGCGGCGCCGCCCGCCGGGGAAGGCGACGCGCCATGA
- the cdaA gene encoding diadenylate cyclase CdaA has translation MSLIPGSVSLRDVLDVLLVAFLVYQGYLLVVGTRAVNVLRGIVVFAGVWAAAELLGLTTLSYILGRAGTVGLFALVVLFQPELRAALERVGRPRGRETGPSGAALQDLARALERLAERKTGALIAIERRTPLGEYAATGVQIDAVISVPFLEALFARNAPLHDGGVIVQGSRVVAAGCLFPLQSSDGTYRRYGTRHRAAIGLSEVTDAVVLVASEERGSMRIALAGRLGPDLNGTELREQLRALLYDRPVLGDLPFARRSEPPEPTPAGRSSGGESGGPG, from the coding sequence ATGTCCCTGATTCCCGGCTCGGTGAGCCTGCGGGACGTGCTGGACGTGCTGCTGGTGGCCTTTCTGGTGTATCAGGGCTACCTGCTGGTGGTGGGCACCCGCGCGGTGAACGTGCTGCGCGGCATCGTGGTCTTCGCGGGGGTGTGGGCGGCGGCCGAGCTGTTGGGCCTGACCACGCTGAGCTACATCCTGGGACGGGCGGGGACGGTGGGTCTTTTCGCGCTGGTGGTCCTCTTTCAGCCGGAGCTGCGGGCCGCGCTGGAGCGGGTGGGCCGCCCGCGTGGGCGCGAGACGGGGCCGAGCGGGGCCGCGCTGCAAGACCTCGCGCGGGCGCTGGAGCGGCTGGCCGAGCGCAAGACGGGGGCCTTGATCGCCATCGAGCGCCGCACGCCGCTGGGGGAATATGCCGCGACCGGGGTGCAGATTGACGCGGTGATCAGCGTGCCCTTTTTGGAGGCGCTCTTTGCCCGCAACGCGCCCCTGCACGACGGCGGCGTGATCGTGCAGGGGTCGCGGGTGGTGGCGGCGGGGTGCCTCTTTCCCCTCCAGTCCAGTGACGGCACCTACCGCCGCTACGGGACCCGGCACCGGGCGGCCATCGGGCTCTCCGAGGTCACCGACGCCGTCGTGCTGGTCGCCAGCGAGGAGCGCGGCAGCATGCGGATCGCGCTCGCGGGGCGGCTGGGGCCGGACCTCAACGGCACCGAGTTGCGCGAGCAGTTGCGGGCGCTGCTGTATGACCGGCCGGTGCTGGGGGACCTGCCCTTCGCCCGCCGTTCCGAGCCGCCGGAGCCCACCCCGGCGGGCCGCTCCTCCGGGGGCGAGAGCGGAGGGCCGGGGTGA
- a CDS encoding ATP-binding protein translates to MTETAATPRPDAWMDALGQAVLLFESAGGAPTVLRVNAAAARLWGVPQERAAGRPLLEVVRRHTLEALAERGGELELEMAGRTLRCTATRAGPEEPGALIVEDVTEHRRREAELREAAAVLSHEFRTPVAGLRGVLEALEYDLPPELARKFVGQGLQEVERLGRLVEDLAVGFRPTRARTLPLAEAFARAGRLLASEVTARGATLTFGDDHLVRADPDKLLQVLLNLVENALRYGPPASAVEVVTAPRGAWVEVAVLDHGAPLGETGSLFRAHTRGPSVGGQGSGMGLYIVRSIVEGWGGQVWAERRGERNAFCFTLPGGGHRDL, encoded by the coding sequence ATGACGGAGACCGCCGCCACCCCCCGCCCCGACGCCTGGATGGACGCGCTGGGGCAGGCGGTGCTGCTGTTCGAGTCGGCGGGCGGCGCTCCCACCGTCCTGCGGGTGAACGCCGCCGCCGCCCGGCTGTGGGGGGTGCCGCAGGAACGGGCCGCCGGGCGCCCGCTGCTGGAGGTCGTGCGCCGCCACACCCTGGAGGCGCTCGCCGAGCGTGGCGGCGAACTGGAACTCGAGATGGCGGGCCGCACCCTGCGCTGCACCGCGACCCGCGCGGGGCCTGAGGAACCCGGAGCGCTGATCGTGGAGGACGTGACCGAGCACCGCCGCCGCGAGGCCGAGCTGCGCGAGGCGGCGGCGGTGCTCTCGCACGAATTCCGCACGCCCGTCGCTGGGCTGCGCGGGGTGCTGGAGGCGCTGGAATACGACCTGCCCCCCGAGCTGGCCCGCAAGTTCGTCGGCCAGGGCTTGCAGGAGGTCGAGCGCCTCGGACGGCTCGTCGAGGATCTCGCCGTGGGCTTCCGGCCCACCCGTGCCCGCACCCTGCCGCTGGCAGAAGCCTTCGCGCGGGCCGGGCGGCTGCTGGCCTCCGAGGTCACGGCGCGGGGGGCCACGCTGACCTTCGGCGACGACCACCTCGTCCGCGCCGACCCCGACAAGCTGTTGCAGGTGCTGCTCAACCTCGTCGAGAACGCGCTGCGCTATGGCCCGCCCGCCTCGGCGGTGGAGGTCGTCACCGCGCCGCGCGGGGCCTGGGTGGAGGTCGCGGTGCTCGACCACGGCGCCCCGCTGGGGGAGACGGGCAGCCTCTTCCGCGCCCATACCCGTGGCCCCAGCGTGGGCGGGCAGGGCAGCGGCATGGGCCTGTATATCGTCCGGTCCATCGTGGAGGGCTGGGGCGGGCAGGTCTGGGCCGAGCGCCGGGGCGAGCGCAACGCCTTCTGTTTCACCCTGCCGGGCGGGGGGCACCGTGACCTGTAG
- a CDS encoding LCP family protein: MTESPAGPGVPGSFQFDFAAPASAAASHSRRGVRALQLGGLTLAALSLGGLAVLNSSGNASAAGAGGVPQFTLLVAGRDIVYCAVRTPCADQDQRTGLLQPPNTDTLMLVKVDGSAVNVLNIPRDTNVGPFNPELRWAEQKVNGRYWAGGPAALVQAVETITGESIDAHVIVRTDYVARVIDALGGLDVTVPEGGIEWVDRAAGVDLRLPPGPHHLTGEQAVLYLRVRKGVGDDYGRIDHQKQALTQLASRLTSAQGLTALPTILGGVGNGVETDADPALLTTLLPELPELRLRFATLPTTPIPGTSNLAVNPEALARVWGSGGEAAAGPAAATPGDLADVTVRIRDASGADLASRLAAALRTLGYARVSAQTVPASREASQVVTGPDVAAASQLADALGLPRLQGERFPVAAGEVGILLGADARQSLAALSALPPSPDPSPPPTETP, translated from the coding sequence ATGACCGAGTCTCCCGCCGGACCCGGCGTGCCGGGCAGCTTTCAGTTCGACTTCGCGGCCCCGGCCTCAGCGGCCGCCTCCCACTCCCGGCGCGGCGTGCGGGCGCTGCAGCTCGGCGGGCTGACGCTGGCGGCGCTGTCGCTGGGCGGCCTCGCGGTGCTGAACAGCTCGGGGAACGCCTCGGCGGCCGGGGCGGGGGGCGTGCCGCAGTTCACGCTGCTCGTCGCTGGGCGCGACATCGTGTACTGCGCCGTCCGCACCCCCTGCGCGGACCAGGACCAGCGCACCGGCCTGCTGCAACCCCCCAACACCGACACCCTGATGCTGGTCAAGGTGGACGGCTCGGCGGTCAACGTGCTGAACATTCCCCGCGATACCAACGTCGGCCCCTTCAACCCGGAGCTGCGCTGGGCCGAGCAGAAGGTCAACGGCCGCTACTGGGCGGGGGGTCCGGCGGCGCTGGTGCAGGCGGTGGAGACGATCACCGGGGAGAGCATCGACGCCCACGTCATCGTGCGGACCGACTACGTGGCCCGCGTGATCGACGCGCTGGGCGGGCTGGACGTGACCGTGCCGGAGGGCGGCATCGAGTGGGTGGACCGGGCGGCGGGCGTGGACCTGCGCCTGCCCCCCGGCCCCCACCACCTGACGGGCGAGCAGGCGGTGCTGTACCTGCGCGTGCGTAAAGGCGTGGGGGACGATTACGGCCGCATCGACCACCAGAAGCAGGCGCTGACCCAGCTCGCCTCGCGCCTGACCTCCGCGCAGGGGCTGACCGCGCTCCCCACCATCCTGGGTGGGGTCGGCAACGGGGTGGAGACGGACGCTGACCCCGCCCTCCTCACCACGCTGCTGCCCGAACTGCCCGAGCTGCGGCTGAGGTTCGCCACCCTGCCCACCACGCCGATTCCGGGAACCTCCAACCTCGCGGTGAACCCAGAAGCGCTCGCGCGGGTCTGGGGCAGCGGGGGCGAGGCGGCGGCGGGTCCGGCGGCGGCCACCCCCGGCGACCTCGCAGACGTGACGGTCCGCATCCGGGACGCGAGCGGCGCGGACCTCGCCTCGCGGCTGGCAGCAGCGCTGCGGACGCTGGGCTACGCGCGGGTAAGCGCCCAGACGGTGCCTGCCAGCCGCGAGGCGAGTCAGGTCGTCACCGGGCCGGACGTGGCGGCGGCCTCGCAACTCGCCGACGCTCTAGGGCTGCCCCGGCTTCAGGGCGAGCGGTTTCCCGTGGCCGCGGGCGAGGTGGGTATCCTGCTGGGTGCGGACGCCCGGCAGAGCCTCGCGGCCCTCAGCGCCCTGCCGCCTTCCCCCGACCCTTCCCCACCCCCCACGGAGACCCCATGA
- the rsfS gene encoding ribosome silencing factor, whose product MTQPQNDTELHQQLRAIVDAARERRAEDVVVLDLTEVSSTLEYFVICTATAGLQLNAVQENIREKAQAAGLPRPSVEGPSERWLLLAFGGSVVVHIMTKDAREYYDLEGLWSDARVLNFPEADGPGDGAGRTGTTA is encoded by the coding sequence ATGACCCAACCCCAGAACGACACCGAACTGCACCAGCAACTCCGCGCCATCGTGGACGCGGCCCGCGAGCGCCGCGCCGAGGACGTGGTCGTACTCGACCTCACCGAGGTCAGCAGCACCCTCGAATACTTCGTGATCTGCACCGCCACCGCTGGTCTGCAGCTCAACGCCGTGCAGGAGAACATCCGCGAGAAGGCACAGGCCGCCGGGCTGCCGCGCCCCAGCGTGGAAGGCCCCAGCGAGCGCTGGCTGCTGCTGGCCTTTGGCGGCTCGGTCGTGGTGCATATCATGACCAAGGACGCCCGCGAGTACTACGACCTCGAGGGCCTGTGGAGCGACGCCCGCGTGCTGAACTTCCCAGAGGCAGACGGCCCCGGGGACGGGGCGGGGCGCACGGGCACGACGGCCTGA
- the phoU gene encoding phosphate signaling complex protein PhoU, protein MREALDTDLRSVLNSALNMLGTVERMLPIAGEVLLHARPERLEEVRAIDREVDAMEAQIEAECLRIIALHQPVARDLRLVALILKSLSDIERMGDYAVHVAQDGAELAQQPALKRYVNLARMLERLSEMSQNLRTAIADRDVSRAEATLRMDDEVDELYEQTQRELVTYMLEDPRHISKALTLMRVGRSLERVGDHMENVAERVRYWVTGQREG, encoded by the coding sequence ATGCGTGAAGCCCTCGACACCGACCTCCGTAGCGTCCTGAACAGCGCCCTGAACATGCTGGGCACCGTCGAGCGAATGCTGCCCATCGCGGGCGAGGTGCTGCTGCATGCCCGCCCCGAGCGGCTGGAGGAGGTCCGCGCCATCGACCGCGAGGTGGACGCGATGGAGGCGCAGATCGAGGCCGAGTGCCTGCGGATCATCGCCTTGCATCAACCTGTCGCGCGGGACCTGCGGCTGGTGGCGCTGATTCTCAAGAGCCTCAGCGACATCGAGCGCATGGGCGACTACGCCGTGCACGTGGCCCAGGACGGCGCCGAACTCGCGCAGCAGCCTGCCCTGAAACGCTACGTGAACCTCGCGCGGATGCTGGAGCGCCTCTCGGAGATGAGCCAGAACCTCCGCACCGCGATTGCCGACCGAGACGTGTCCCGCGCCGAGGCCACCCTGCGAATGGACGACGAGGTGGACGAGTTGTACGAGCAGACCCAGCGCGAACTCGTGACCTACATGCTCGAAGACCCCCGCCACATCTCCAAGGCGCTGACCCTGATGCGGGTGGGCCGCAGCCTGGAGCGGGTGGGGGACCATATGGAGAACGTGGCCGAGCGGGTCAGGTACTGGGTGACGGGGCAGCGGGAGGGGTAG
- a CDS encoding metal-dependent hydrolase, whose protein sequence is MELRFLGHSTFLLSHGGHRILIDPFLAGNPQCPVSLEEALGWNLSAVLISHAHGDHWGNALDFGRAGVPVIGTAEIGGYAAAHGATNAIGANIGGTVRGEWGSVYFTPAWHSSSFPDGTYGGMPTGLVVEMDGKRVYHAGDTSVFSDMRLIGDRGLDAALLPIGDHYTMGPQEAGRTLELLRPRVAVPMHYGTFPPLTGDPQVFAAAGQAQGVEVRVLKPGETTEL, encoded by the coding sequence ATGGAACTGCGTTTTCTGGGCCACAGCACCTTCCTGCTCTCGCACGGGGGGCACCGCATCCTGATCGACCCCTTCCTCGCGGGCAATCCGCAGTGCCCGGTCAGCCTGGAAGAAGCGCTGGGCTGGAACCTCAGCGCCGTGCTGATCAGTCACGCGCACGGCGACCACTGGGGCAACGCGCTGGACTTCGGCCGGGCCGGGGTGCCGGTCATCGGGACGGCCGAGATCGGCGGATACGCGGCGGCGCACGGGGCCACGAATGCCATCGGTGCGAACATCGGCGGCACCGTGCGCGGCGAGTGGGGGAGTGTCTATTTCACGCCCGCATGGCACTCCTCGTCCTTTCCCGACGGCACCTACGGCGGCATGCCCACCGGATTGGTCGTGGAGATGGACGGGAAGCGCGTCTACCACGCGGGCGACACCAGCGTCTTTTCCGACATGCGCCTGATCGGGGACCGGGGGCTGGACGCCGCCCTGCTGCCCATCGGCGACCACTACACCATGGGGCCGCAGGAAGCCGGGCGCACCCTGGAGCTGCTGCGCCCGCGCGTGGCCGTGCCCATGCACTACGGCACCTTCCCGCCGCTGACCGGCGACCCGCAGGTCTTCGCGGCGGCGGGGCAGGCGCAGGGGGTGGAGGTGCGGGTGCTGAAGCCGGGGGAGACGACAGAGCTGTAA
- a CDS encoding response regulator transcription factor, which translates to MSHVVVIEDEGTVRDVVRFHLERAGFRVSAFETVPAAQEALAGADALVLDWMLPGESGLTFLRRLRSDPALRRLPVLMLTARAAEAERVEGLESGADDYLTKPFSAAELVARVRALLRRSLPDVPPQLSHGPLVLDLGAADARLSGRGLPLTRREFDLLAFLAAHTGRVYSRAELLDRVWGPDFLGGERTVDQHVTQLRAHLGDDPARPRFLETVRGKGYRMRPWMGEA; encoded by the coding sequence ATGAGCCACGTGGTCGTGATTGAGGACGAGGGCACCGTGCGCGACGTGGTGCGCTTTCATCTGGAGCGGGCCGGATTCCGGGTCAGCGCTTTCGAGACGGTTCCGGCGGCGCAGGAGGCGCTGGCGGGCGCCGACGCGTTGGTGCTCGACTGGATGCTGCCCGGCGAGAGCGGCCTGACCTTCCTGCGGCGGCTGCGCTCGGACCCTGCGCTGCGCCGCCTCCCGGTGCTGATGCTGACCGCCCGTGCCGCCGAGGCCGAGCGGGTCGAGGGGCTGGAGTCGGGGGCGGACGACTACCTCACCAAGCCCTTCTCGGCGGCGGAGCTCGTGGCGCGGGTGCGGGCGCTGCTGCGGCGCTCGCTGCCCGACGTGCCTCCCCAACTTTCCCACGGCCCCCTTGTCCTCGACCTGGGGGCCGCCGACGCGCGGCTGTCGGGCCGGGGCCTGCCGCTGACCCGGCGCGAGTTCGATCTGCTGGCCTTTCTCGCCGCGCACACCGGGCGGGTGTACTCGCGGGCCGAACTGCTCGACCGGGTGTGGGGGCCGGACTTTCTGGGCGGCGAGCGCACGGTGGACCAGCATGTAACCCAGCTCCGGGCGCACCTGGGGGATGACCCCGCCCGGCCCCGCTTCCTGGAAACGGTGCGCGGCAAGGGCTACCGGATGCGCCCCTGGATGGGGGAGGCATGA